The window CGATAAACCCCGGCATCAGCAGGCATCCCTGCCCGTCAATATCGATACCGCCGGATATCGGGCCGGGCCGGGTGGTGATGTCACAAATGATTCCCTGGGTAACGGCGACGGCTGCATCGGGAAGTATATCGTCCGGCGTAACGACCCGTACATTGCGGATGATCATATCTGGGGGAGTGACATGTGCGGTGCTCATGAGTGGGTTTCCTTCTCCGGCATATGGTAGATGTCGTCCATCAGACGATCCATGATGGAGCGGTCGTGAAAAATGGCGATCATGGTGGTGCCCTTTTGCTTCATCTCCACGAGCAGTTCGAGGACGACCCCCATGGCCTCTGCGTCGAGGGACGCCGTGGGCTCGTCGAGCAGCAGCAGCCGGGGAGGACGGATCACGGCCCGCGCCAGGTTGACCCGCTGTTTTTCTCCGCCGCTGAAGGTGGCCGGATAGGCATCGTGCAACCGGGCATCGATTCTGAGCCGCTGCAGCAGGTCACCGGCCGCTCTTCGCGCTTCGGATCGATCGACGCCCGCATTGACCAGCGGTTCGGCCACCAGGTCGAGGACGGGCACCCG is drawn from Desulfatitalea tepidiphila and contains these coding sequences:
- a CDS encoding phosphonate C-P lyase system protein PhnL: MLTVENLEKRFVSHVLDGKQIVGFSPISFTVSNGTAMGLSGPSGYGKSSVLKCIYRTYLASSGRITYDSEIFGRIHLTELPENQILALRRREMGYVTQFLSVLPRVPVLDLVAEPLVNAGVDRSEARRAAGDLLQRLRIDARLHDAYPATFSGGEKQRVNLARAVIRPPRLLLLDEPTASLDAEAMGVVLELLVEMKQKGTTMIAIFHDRSIMDRLMDDIYHMPEKETHS